A genomic stretch from Corynebacterium sp. 21KM1197 includes:
- a CDS encoding LacI family DNA-binding transcriptional regulator has translation MSRRNAPKATLASLAAELGVSRTTVSNAYNRPEQLSPKLRAKILAVAQARGYAGPDPTARSLRSGRAGAIGVVLTEDLTYAFDDQPSVDFLAGVAEACADYETSLTLIPVGAQGQRRTGLVAGAAVDGFVVYSVAEDDPDLRAVLDRRLPTVICGQPTTIEGVPFVGINDRQAIAPAARALVEAGHRRIGILAIRLHRDPVDGFIRHDDLPQASLHIQRDRVCGALDVFAEAGIDPATVPVVTRHINDAPRARSAAEQLLSTHPELTAVLCTTDSMAGGVLAYAQERGWRIPEDLSVTGFDGVASALREGLTTVIQPNRMKGVAAGTALLELDQEPEPQTVHRTILPTEFFPGRTVAAPRGYSAGK, from the coding sequence ATGTCCCGCCGGAACGCCCCCAAGGCCACCTTGGCCTCCCTCGCCGCAGAGTTGGGTGTATCCCGCACCACGGTATCCAACGCCTATAACCGCCCGGAGCAACTATCGCCCAAGTTGCGAGCCAAGATTCTGGCCGTGGCCCAGGCGCGCGGCTACGCGGGCCCAGACCCCACCGCGCGCAGCCTGCGCAGCGGCCGCGCCGGAGCCATCGGCGTGGTGCTCACTGAGGATCTCACCTACGCCTTTGATGATCAGCCCTCCGTGGATTTCCTCGCAGGGGTGGCGGAGGCCTGCGCGGACTATGAAACCTCGCTCACCCTCATTCCGGTGGGCGCGCAGGGGCAGCGCCGCACCGGCCTTGTGGCGGGGGCGGCGGTGGACGGCTTCGTGGTGTATTCGGTGGCGGAGGACGATCCCGATCTGCGCGCGGTGTTGGATCGTCGGCTGCCCACCGTGATCTGCGGCCAACCCACCACCATCGAGGGCGTGCCCTTCGTGGGGATTAATGACCGGCAGGCCATCGCTCCCGCCGCGCGTGCGCTGGTGGAGGCGGGGCACCGTCGCATAGGCATCCTGGCGATTCGCCTGCACCGAGATCCCGTGGATGGCTTTATCCGTCATGATGATCTGCCTCAGGCTAGCCTGCACATTCAGCGCGACCGCGTGTGCGGGGCGCTGGATGTGTTCGCGGAGGCGGGGATAGATCCGGCTACCGTCCCGGTGGTCACCAGGCATATTAACGACGCCCCCCGTGCCCGCTCCGCCGCTGAGCAACTGCTGAGCACACACCCGGAACTCACCGCCGTGCTGTGCACCACGGACTCGATGGCCGGTGGGGTGCTGGCCTATGCCCAGGAACGGGGCTGGCGGATACCGGAGGACCTTTCCGTGACCGGCTTTGACGGCGTGGCTTCCGCGCTGCGGGAGGGGCTGACCACGGTGATCCAGCCCAACCGCATGAAAGGGGTGGCGGCGGGAACCGCGTTGCTGGAGTTGGATCAGGAGCCGGAACCGCAGACAGTGCACCGCACAATCCTGCCCACGGAGTTTTTCCCGGGACGCACCGTGGCCGCGCCGCGCGGTTATAGCGCGGGGAAGTAG
- a CDS encoding peptidoglycan recognition family protein, whose protein sequence is MKNWKTLEPDKTKLMNKHFTSGRGGQRILYIVKHHNAADPLTTEECWNTWQKREASAHYQVEIDGTIGRLVKDEDTAWHANNLKVNRESIGIEHANSAGAGQDYPISDKTIEEGAHLAAALCVYHKLGRPEFGKNIRDHREITGTSCPHHLARGARHHDHWMNRAQYWYDQMTNSSSQGGNKMTVLSGVSAAALNDTKHAAWKARDNSADNRTQLRGPNDQGWNVDDLVGYARKRDGALKKGTLVELLAVSIHEQRALATEVKALHGEVAAIKKR, encoded by the coding sequence ATGAAAAATTGGAAAACACTAGAGCCCGACAAGACCAAGCTGATGAATAAGCATTTCACTAGTGGTCGTGGAGGGCAGCGTATCTTATATATTGTGAAGCATCACAATGCAGCCGATCCATTAACAACGGAAGAATGCTGGAATACCTGGCAAAAGCGAGAGGCAAGTGCGCATTACCAGGTGGAGATTGATGGCACCATCGGAAGACTCGTCAAGGATGAGGATACCGCCTGGCACGCCAATAATCTTAAGGTGAACCGAGAAAGCATTGGCATCGAACATGCCAATAGCGCAGGAGCGGGGCAAGATTATCCCATCTCAGATAAGACCATCGAGGAGGGTGCCCACCTGGCCGCAGCGCTATGCGTTTATCACAAGCTAGGACGCCCCGAATTTGGCAAGAATATCCGTGACCACCGTGAAATCACCGGAACATCTTGCCCGCACCATCTAGCCAGAGGTGCGCGTCATCATGATCATTGGATGAATCGCGCTCAGTACTGGTATGACCAAATGACCAATTCTAGTTCCCAGGGAGGAAATAAAATGACCGTACTATCTGGCGTTTCCGCCGCCGCACTTAATGACACCAAGCACGCAGCCTGGAAGGCCCGCGATAATTCTGCCGATAACCGTACCCAGCTGCGCGGTCCCAATGATCAGGGCTGGAATGTTGATGACCTCGTAGGCTACGCCCGCAAGCGCGACGGAGCCCTGAAGAAGGGTACCCTCGTAGAGCTTCTGGCTGTGTCTATTCATGAGCAGCGTGCATTGGCCACCGAGGTCAAGGCCTTGCATGGAGAAGTTGCCGCAATTAAGAAGCGTTAA
- a CDS encoding excalibur calcium-binding domain-containing protein — protein MPTAPKLHALTAICGSALLVTACGSNGEERQAPTSSETTTTTTTSATSTTSATSASAPTSQATGSNNEAQAQEPRSTATATAASPAAAGATPTRTAQQGNGATGNATQVSAQAQGNAATQGTGAQGAGTQGAGAHDGEATTPVGSDTGEQQGQSGDSTEQVTPGPSVYDPNPGDAQRIPVGQLYYSNCGQAKDDDALPLHRGEPGYREALDRDGNGIACEPENWPEPEAWPTPTKTPTAYSAEHIQRFKEDPNIDYNP, from the coding sequence GTGCCTACCGCACCCAAGCTTCACGCCCTCACAGCCATCTGCGGCAGCGCTCTACTGGTTACCGCCTGTGGCAGCAACGGCGAAGAAAGACAAGCCCCCACTAGTAGTGAAACCACCACTACGACAACCACGTCTGCTACTTCCACGACCTCCGCAACCTCGGCTAGCGCGCCGACTAGTCAGGCCACTGGTTCCAATAATGAGGCGCAGGCCCAAGAGCCGCGCAGTACCGCTACCGCTACTGCTGCTTCTCCTGCTGCTGCGGGGGCGACTCCCACGCGCACCGCACAGCAGGGTAATGGTGCTACAGGTAATGCCACGCAGGTATCTGCCCAGGCTCAGGGCAATGCCGCTACCCAGGGGACTGGGGCCCAAGGGGCAGGTACCCAAGGGGCCGGTGCTCACGATGGTGAGGCGACAACCCCGGTTGGTAGCGATACTGGCGAGCAACAGGGTCAATCCGGGGACAGCACAGAGCAGGTCACCCCTGGCCCTAGTGTCTATGACCCTAACCCTGGGGACGCGCAGAGGATCCCGGTTGGGCAGCTTTATTACTCCAACTGCGGGCAGGCAAAAGACGATGATGCTCTTCCCCTTCACAGGGGTGAGCCTGGTTATCGTGAGGCCCTTGATCGTGATGGTAACGGGATTGCCTGTGAGCCTGAGAACTGGCCCGAGCCTGAGGCATGGCCAACTCCAACAAAAACGCCCACTGCATACAGTGCAGAGCATATCCAGCGTTTTAAAGAAGATCCCAATATTGATTACAACCCGTAA
- a CDS encoding IS256 family transposase: protein MTTVTRRDPADKAKIDAIEKKLLANPEIAKLIDDLGTSTTDANDLVRGMLQASITRGLNAEMDAHLGYRPGDRDAKAALGTDNHRNGAYPKTVDSHYGPVTVEVPRDRAGTFVPTMVPKGSRRLTDVDDMIVSLYAGGMTVRDIQHHMATAMRVDISHETISAVTDAVLDEVMVWQNRQLDEFYPVIFLDALRIKVREGGRVVNKSAYMAIGVDLDGIKHILGLWIAREEGASFWAHVCSNLANRGVKDVFIVCCDGLKGLPEAVEASWPGSMVQTCVVHLIRAANRWVAYGDRKAVSAALKKVYTAPDGSSAAIALEEFASSGLGQKYPRSVKVWQDAWERFVPFLQFPPAARKVIYTTNSIESFNNELRKATRNRVQFTNDESALKTLWLMICNIEDKRAARRAKEGKKAAATAGRLVEGAKVSGWKQAINQMAVAYPDRFDQYL from the coding sequence ATGACTACTGTGACACGACGAGATCCGGCTGATAAGGCCAAGATTGACGCGATTGAGAAAAAGCTGCTTGCAAACCCTGAGATCGCGAAGCTCATTGATGATTTAGGCACCTCAACCACCGACGCCAACGATTTGGTGCGTGGGATGTTGCAAGCCTCGATTACCAGGGGTTTAAACGCCGAGATGGATGCCCACCTGGGCTACCGGCCAGGGGATAGAGACGCTAAAGCAGCACTAGGCACAGACAACCACCGCAACGGGGCGTATCCAAAGACCGTGGATTCTCACTACGGTCCGGTAACTGTCGAGGTTCCCAGGGACCGGGCCGGGACGTTTGTTCCGACCATGGTCCCGAAAGGCTCGCGGCGTTTGACCGATGTTGACGACATGATTGTGAGCTTGTATGCCGGGGGCATGACAGTGCGCGATATCCAACACCATATGGCTACTGCCATGCGTGTTGATATCTCCCACGAGACGATTTCTGCGGTGACTGACGCTGTCCTTGATGAGGTCATGGTGTGGCAGAACCGCCAGTTAGATGAGTTCTACCCCGTCATTTTCCTTGATGCGCTGCGCATTAAAGTCCGTGAGGGCGGGCGCGTGGTCAACAAGTCCGCGTATATGGCCATTGGGGTGGATCTCGACGGCATCAAACACATCTTGGGGCTATGGATCGCGAGGGAAGAAGGCGCGTCGTTTTGGGCCCATGTGTGCTCGAATCTGGCTAATCGCGGGGTCAAAGATGTCTTCATTGTCTGCTGTGACGGGCTCAAAGGCCTGCCTGAGGCTGTGGAGGCATCCTGGCCGGGATCGATGGTACAAACCTGTGTTGTGCACTTGATTCGTGCTGCTAACAGGTGGGTTGCCTACGGGGACCGTAAGGCGGTTTCAGCGGCCTTGAAGAAGGTCTATACCGCCCCTGATGGCTCCAGTGCTGCCATTGCACTCGAGGAGTTTGCTTCTTCGGGTCTTGGCCAGAAATATCCCAGGTCAGTCAAGGTGTGGCAGGACGCATGGGAGAGGTTCGTGCCGTTTTTGCAGTTCCCTCCGGCAGCGCGCAAAGTCATCTACACCACCAATTCCATCGAGTCGTTTAACAACGAGTTGCGCAAAGCCACCCGCAACCGCGTGCAGTTTACGAACGACGAATCCGCGTTGAAGACCTTGTGGTTGATGATCTGCAATATTGAAGACAAACGCGCTGCTCGCAGGGCCAAGGAAGGTAAAAAGGCCGCGGCTACCGCCGGGAGGCTTGTGGAAGGAGCGAAAGTCTCAGGCTGGAAGCAAGCCATCAACCAGATGGCCGTGGCCTACCCCGACCGCTTCGACCAATACCTCTAA
- a CDS encoding SdpI family protein, which produces MEFWNVLMNKNCQKGMWMTVFSIVMAVTWFLAGGVLLFVAIKAGRGTLPKNDWVGIRTLPLLESDEAWVEGHRAAANSLKMSSVPLFVGGVICLVADDSFIAWVSIVVAVLLLVMTLVAARKAHAVLE; this is translated from the coding sequence GTGGAGTTTTGGAATGTTCTTATGAATAAAAATTGCCAAAAGGGGATGTGGATGACTGTCTTCTCTATCGTTATGGCTGTGACTTGGTTCCTTGCGGGGGGTGTTTTGCTTTTTGTTGCCATAAAGGCAGGCCGGGGAACCCTGCCGAAAAATGACTGGGTGGGGATTAGAACGTTACCTTTGCTGGAGAGCGATGAGGCGTGGGTTGAGGGGCATAGGGCTGCCGCGAACTCTCTAAAAATGAGTAGCGTTCCATTGTTTGTGGGTGGTGTTATCTGTTTGGTGGCTGATGATTCTTTTATTGCGTGGGTAAGTATTGTGGTAGCAGTACTTCTGCTTGTTATGACCCTGGTTGCGGCCAGAAAGGCTCATGCCGTTCTTGAGTGA
- a CDS encoding MFS transporter yields the protein MIPHRHAPRALALAYFLSALCSSLTSIAISVHFAIAGAGPAMVTATLLAGAIAQIVFSPLLAPLFDRYPARRLAALASMADIIVLLALMIWQLPWILILGTFASSTTAGLIIPALFTIAEKLDGKGMAAAFSRMDTARLVGDFSDLTLGGFLIQVTSLRSAFLLEICASLILIVTVLSLTPATPAPPPEAQEGPQEGFLRRAWHAPKLLLRDSQVRSALQSLWGAIVFTSIYNVALVYFAIDVLHVGGLGYAVLTQAFIAGRIIGAKASARLPEGGSRMILPLAGIVMGGAIVLATLSGNLVGAALGFLIAGISNAIQVAALRLLVVRAVPAPVQPKALSAMSAANTSAMLVGYVISAPAVNHLGPAYALILSGTGTMLLSLLLGIAGNSAGRPPNKFPY from the coding sequence ATGATCCCCCACCGCCACGCCCCGCGAGCGCTTGCCTTAGCGTATTTCCTGAGCGCACTATGCAGTTCGCTCACCTCTATCGCAATATCAGTGCACTTTGCCATCGCGGGGGCGGGGCCCGCAATGGTCACCGCCACTTTGCTGGCAGGCGCGATCGCGCAGATCGTATTTTCCCCGCTTTTAGCACCCCTCTTTGACCGTTACCCGGCCCGGCGATTAGCCGCCCTCGCCTCTATGGCGGATATAATAGTACTCCTAGCGCTGATGATATGGCAGCTGCCTTGGATACTTATTCTTGGAACTTTTGCCAGTTCCACCACGGCAGGGCTCATCATTCCCGCACTATTTACCATCGCAGAGAAACTTGACGGCAAGGGCATGGCCGCAGCTTTCTCCCGCATGGATACCGCTCGCCTTGTCGGAGATTTTTCCGACCTTACGCTGGGTGGTTTCTTAATACAGGTAACCTCGCTACGCAGCGCTTTTCTCCTAGAAATCTGCGCTAGCCTCATTCTCATCGTCACGGTATTATCATTAACTCCAGCCACTCCGGCACCTCCCCCGGAAGCGCAAGAAGGACCGCAGGAAGGATTTTTGCGGAGAGCGTGGCACGCGCCCAAACTTTTACTGCGTGATTCACAGGTGCGATCAGCATTGCAATCACTATGGGGCGCTATCGTCTTTACCTCTATCTATAACGTCGCCCTGGTGTACTTTGCCATTGACGTTCTCCACGTGGGCGGCCTGGGATACGCAGTACTTACCCAGGCCTTCATCGCGGGCCGGATTATCGGAGCAAAGGCTTCGGCAAGGCTGCCGGAAGGGGGCTCACGCATGATCCTCCCCCTCGCCGGGATCGTCATGGGCGGCGCTATCGTATTGGCCACACTCTCGGGAAACCTTGTCGGGGCGGCCCTCGGTTTCCTCATAGCGGGTATCAGCAACGCAATACAGGTGGCGGCGCTGCGGTTACTGGTAGTGCGAGCCGTACCCGCTCCCGTGCAGCCCAAAGCGCTCTCTGCGATGTCGGCAGCCAATACTTCCGCCATGCTGGTGGGTTACGTCATTAGTGCCCCCGCCGTCAATCATCTTGGCCCCGCCTACGCGCTCATACTCTCCGGTACGGGCACAATGCTGCTCTCTCTTCTCCTCGGCATAGCCGGAAACTCCGCAGGTCGGCCTCCCAACAAGTTCCCATATTGA